The Capsicum annuum cultivar UCD-10X-F1 unplaced genomic scaffold, UCD10Xv1.1 ctg24715, whole genome shotgun sequence genomic sequence TTGTTGTGAGATTTCAATGCATTATTCTGAAGAGATGTATCCTAGATTCTGATTCTTCCACTATCAAAGCAGTAAATATAGCATACAAACCTCCAACTGACACTGAATATCagattaaattttgaaaaacttcTTTATGTACTACATTTGTAGCTTTGTCAGTTATCTgcccatcatcatcataaatcagTATTTTTAATCCCTTTCTACTTGTCACCTTGGAAAGTGCAACATACAGTTGTCCGTGTGTAAGTACttgtttcttaaaaaataatccaACGTGAGATAGAGATTGTCCTTGACTCTTATTGATTGTCATAGCAAAAGATACAGTAATTGGAAATTGTCTTCTTTGAAACTTAAATGGAATTCTAGCATCAGATAATGTTAAGATCATTCTTGGAATAAATACTCTTTGTCCAGTCATCTGTCCAGATAAGACCTTTGCTTCAATAACTTGATTTCCAAGTCTAGTTACAATCAACCTCGTTCTATTACACAATCCTGCTGTCTGATCAATATTTCTTAATAACATCACTGGAACCCCAACCTTTAAAGTGATAGCATGATTTGGAATACCAGAACATTTAATAGTATTTAAAAATTCTGGTGTGTGTACATGTTCCAAAGCTGAATAAGTTTGG encodes the following:
- the LOC124890781 gene encoding ATP-dependent DNA helicase PIF1-like, with product MVESINQYMISLNQNPEKSYLSSYKICGSDQTYSALEHVHTPEFLNTIKCSGIPNHAITLKVGVPVMLLRNIDQTAGLCNRTRLIVTRLGNQVIEAKVLSGQMTGQRVFIPRMILTLSDARIPFKFQRRQFPITVSFAMTINKSQGQSLSHVGLFFKKQVLTHGQLYVALSKVTSRKGLKILIYDDDGQITDKATNVVHKEVFQNLI